In Microbacterium lushaniae, the following are encoded in one genomic region:
- a CDS encoding DeoR/GlpR family DNA-binding transcription regulator, with amino-acid sequence MRYTEAPERRAHLQRAVAADGYLSSADAAERLGVSEMTVRRDFRTLEEQGVVRRVAGGATAPGGSSFERRDAVGAAEKRAIAERAAREVAGAATVAIDAGTTTQAVAPLLRDRTIVTHSLPVIEAITRIGSPGLVAAGGHYQPDTRSFAGPLAEETLRSIRCDVALLSATALDDEGLWGTNVLDAAIKRVLAAQSTRVILLADAGKLGRVAPVRIAGLHLIDVLITDRRADAGLLARLEAAGIDVKLAG; translated from the coding sequence ATGCGCTACACCGAAGCGCCTGAGCGCCGCGCGCACCTGCAGCGCGCGGTCGCCGCTGACGGCTATCTCTCCTCCGCCGATGCCGCAGAGCGCCTCGGTGTCTCCGAGATGACCGTGCGGCGCGACTTCCGGACCCTCGAGGAGCAGGGCGTGGTTCGCCGGGTGGCGGGCGGGGCGACGGCGCCCGGCGGGTCGTCCTTCGAGCGGCGCGACGCCGTCGGCGCGGCTGAGAAACGTGCGATCGCCGAACGGGCAGCGCGGGAGGTCGCCGGCGCCGCCACGGTGGCCATCGACGCCGGCACCACCACGCAGGCCGTCGCCCCGCTGCTGCGCGACCGGACCATCGTCACGCATTCGCTTCCCGTGATCGAGGCGATCACCCGCATCGGATCGCCCGGCCTGGTCGCCGCGGGCGGGCATTACCAGCCCGATACGCGGTCATTCGCGGGGCCCCTCGCCGAGGAGACGCTGCGCAGCATCCGCTGCGACGTCGCGCTCCTGTCGGCGACCGCACTCGACGACGAGGGCCTGTGGGGCACGAACGTGCTGGATGCCGCCATCAAACGCGTGCTCGCCGCGCAATCCACCCGCGTCATCCTGCTCGCCGACGCCGGCAAGCTCGGCCGGGTCGCTCCGGTGCGGATCGCGGGCCTGCACCTCATCGACGTGCTGATCACCGATCGCCGCGCCGACGCCGGCCTCCTCGCGCGGCTGGAGGCGGCCGGCATCGACGTGAAACTGGCCGGATGA
- a CDS encoding class II aldolase/adducin family protein, with amino-acid sequence MRSAERLVDACHALAAAGLSPGRSGNVSVREGDRVLITATGAALRRLGPEHVAVLSLDGAHLSGPAPTKEWALHMGAYRVRPDAGAIVHLHSRAATALSCLPVAAGSDPLPAYTPYRIRMLGRVALIAYAAPGSDDLARAVAAAAASAHALLLANHGSLVCGSDLEHAVDLAEEFEAAAELVLALHGRGARVLDPATAWR; translated from the coding sequence ATGAGATCAGCGGAACGACTCGTGGACGCCTGCCACGCGCTGGCGGCCGCGGGGTTGTCGCCCGGGCGGTCGGGGAACGTGAGCGTCCGGGAGGGCGATCGTGTCCTGATCACCGCCACGGGTGCAGCGCTGCGGCGCCTGGGTCCGGAGCATGTCGCGGTGCTCTCCCTCGACGGAGCGCACCTGTCGGGACCGGCCCCTACCAAGGAGTGGGCACTGCATATGGGCGCGTACCGTGTGCGGCCGGATGCCGGGGCGATCGTGCACCTGCATTCCCGCGCGGCCACGGCGCTGTCCTGCCTTCCCGTGGCCGCGGGGTCCGACCCCCTCCCGGCCTACACGCCCTACCGCATCCGCATGCTCGGTCGGGTCGCGCTCATCGCATACGCCGCCCCCGGCTCGGACGACCTGGCCCGTGCGGTGGCGGCGGCCGCCGCATCCGCGCATGCCCTGCTCCTGGCAAATCACGGCAGCCTCGTCTGCGGGTCGGACCTCGAGCACGCGGTGGACCTCGCCGAGGAGTTCGAGGCGGCGGCCGAGTTGGTGCTCGCTCTGCACGGCCGCGGTGCGCGTGTGCTCGATCCCGCGACCGCCTGGCGCTGA
- a CDS encoding carbohydrate ABC transporter permease, translating into MSAATGSTEAITTRDSRPRKGRFGRKPRAEREHYNKREALAGYLFISPWIIGFLVFTAGAMVYSLYISFSTYNLATNTARPIGFDNYAGLFEDPRVGVALANTLFFAVMAVPLEIIFALALALLLNLTNKGAGFFRTVYYLPKMTPAVATGAIFFLLLNGNTGAINEGLRAIGIEGPQWLVDPAWVKPSIVLMTLWTVSGTMVIFLAALKNVPVELYEVASIDGAGPIRKFFSITLPMISGAMFFNVIVLSIAAFQVFDQAYILFWRDQSNSSPEASLFYAIYLFQQAFRQFNFGFAAAMAWLLFVIIMVITVIQVKFGNRFVYYEGDR; encoded by the coding sequence ATGAGCGCCGCCACCGGTTCCACCGAAGCGATCACCACGCGAGACAGCCGCCCGCGCAAGGGCCGTTTCGGACGCAAGCCTCGCGCGGAGAGGGAGCACTACAACAAGCGCGAGGCCCTCGCGGGCTACCTGTTCATCTCGCCCTGGATCATCGGATTCCTCGTGTTCACCGCCGGCGCGATGGTCTACAGCCTCTACATCTCCTTCAGCACTTACAACCTGGCCACGAACACCGCCCGCCCGATCGGGTTCGACAACTACGCCGGTCTCTTCGAGGATCCGCGCGTGGGTGTGGCCCTGGCCAACACGCTCTTCTTCGCCGTGATGGCCGTGCCGCTGGAGATCATCTTCGCGCTCGCCCTGGCGCTGCTGCTGAACCTGACCAACAAGGGCGCGGGTTTCTTCCGCACGGTGTACTACCTGCCGAAGATGACCCCCGCCGTCGCCACGGGCGCGATCTTCTTCCTCCTCCTCAACGGCAACACCGGAGCGATCAACGAGGGCCTCCGCGCGATCGGCATCGAGGGCCCGCAGTGGCTCGTCGATCCGGCCTGGGTGAAGCCCAGCATCGTGCTCATGACGCTGTGGACCGTCAGCGGGACGATGGTCATCTTCCTCGCCGCGCTGAAGAACGTGCCGGTGGAGCTGTACGAGGTGGCATCGATCGACGGGGCCGGACCCATCCGCAAGTTCTTCTCCATCACGCTGCCGATGATCTCCGGCGCGATGTTCTTCAACGTCATCGTGCTCTCGATCGCGGCGTTCCAGGTGTTCGATCAGGCCTACATCCTGTTCTGGCGAGATCAGAGCAACTCCTCGCCGGAGGCGTCCCTCTTCTATGCCATCTATCTGTTCCAGCAGGCCTTCCGTCAGTTCAACTTCGGCTTCGCCGCCGCGATGGCGTGGCTGCTGTTCGTCATCATCATGGTGATCACGGTCATCCAGGTGAAGTTCGGCAATCGCTTCGTCTACTACGAGGGAGACCGCTGA
- a CDS encoding FGGY family carbohydrate kinase, protein MTLAVGLDVGSSTVKASLVELTDAVSVLHVARAATAATVDELLSTVAAVTRECAESARGPVAAVGIASMAESGAPLDARGRPLTPLLRWDRSMQSRHLQSMRAKHPDLAAVTGVPATGKPAVVALTALRADSPDVFTATRYWGGVADLVAHALTDVRATDHTLAARTMMAGANGEAWDAAVLSALGISEQELPEIRAPGAPVATTSAHARRFGLGRGIPVYVAGHDHVVGAWGAGVRAPGAVADSLGTAEAIVRVATDASTSRAVACGFAVGRTVDGAGTTILGGSPACGAMLAWWEAQHPGDDTLAALGGLGPDAWQTTRLTVLPYPSGRQCPRPDPDARVRVLGVAADATDRARAVLQSLVSHARWMRETADDLAGSPAADVTVLGSLAARVPAWAPLVAAAGVPTHLCMLEEPVAAAAALLAAVRAGAASGALTLPRRPVAAAGAPGMRDAYRRFLTAVADEGES, encoded by the coding sequence GTGACACTCGCGGTCGGACTGGACGTGGGCAGCTCGACGGTGAAGGCATCGCTGGTCGAGCTGACCGATGCCGTCTCGGTGCTGCACGTCGCGCGCGCGGCGACGGCAGCGACGGTCGATGAGCTCCTGAGCACGGTCGCCGCGGTGACGCGGGAGTGTGCCGAGTCGGCACGCGGCCCCGTCGCCGCCGTCGGGATCGCCTCGATGGCCGAGAGCGGGGCTCCGCTGGATGCACGCGGCCGGCCCCTCACGCCGCTGCTGCGCTGGGATCGGTCGATGCAGTCCCGGCATCTGCAGAGCATGCGGGCGAAGCATCCCGACCTCGCCGCGGTCACCGGCGTGCCGGCCACCGGAAAGCCCGCCGTCGTGGCCCTCACAGCGTTGCGCGCCGACAGCCCCGACGTGTTCACCGCCACCCGCTACTGGGGCGGCGTCGCCGACCTCGTCGCTCATGCCCTCACCGACGTGCGCGCGACCGATCACACCCTCGCCGCCCGCACGATGATGGCGGGCGCGAACGGAGAGGCGTGGGATGCCGCGGTCCTGTCGGCACTCGGCATCTCGGAGCAGGAGCTGCCCGAGATCCGCGCTCCCGGCGCCCCTGTCGCGACGACGTCGGCGCACGCCCGCCGGTTCGGTCTGGGGCGCGGCATCCCCGTGTATGTCGCGGGGCACGACCACGTCGTGGGTGCGTGGGGGGCCGGCGTGCGTGCGCCCGGCGCGGTGGCCGACTCCCTCGGCACCGCCGAAGCGATCGTCCGCGTGGCCACGGACGCCTCGACCTCGCGTGCCGTGGCCTGCGGTTTCGCGGTGGGGCGCACGGTCGACGGTGCCGGCACCACGATCCTCGGGGGCAGCCCTGCGTGCGGGGCGATGCTGGCGTGGTGGGAGGCGCAGCACCCCGGCGACGACACGCTCGCAGCGCTCGGGGGCCTGGGTCCCGACGCGTGGCAGACCACGCGGCTCACCGTGCTCCCTTACCCATCCGGGCGGCAGTGCCCCCGCCCCGACCCCGACGCGCGCGTTCGGGTTCTGGGGGTCGCGGCCGACGCGACCGATCGCGCCAGGGCTGTGCTGCAGTCGCTCGTCTCCCACGCGCGGTGGATGCGCGAGACCGCGGACGATCTGGCCGGGAGTCCCGCCGCCGATGTCACCGTGCTCGGTTCGCTGGCCGCCCGCGTCCCGGCCTGGGCGCCGCTGGTCGCGGCGGCGGGCGTGCCCACGCACCTCTGCATGCTCGAGGAGCCGGTCGCCGCCGCCGCGGCGCTGCTGGCCGCTGTGCGCGCAGGCGCGGCATCCGGTGCCCTGACCCTCCCCCGCCGCCCGGTGGCCGCCGCCGGCGCGCCGGGCATGCGCGACGCCTACCGGCGGTTTCTCACCGCCGTCGCTGACGAAGGAGAATCATGA
- the otnK gene encoding 3-oxo-tetronate kinase, whose amino-acid sequence MSVELGVIADDLTGACDVAAGVHGLGVEAEVRLGVPDAKARPRGRVVIVALKSRTAPVAEAVRDSVESARVLRAWGAGRLYLKYCSTFDSTDEGNIGPVADALLDVLGEDAASAGTPATPAAARTMHRGHLFVGDRLLSESSLAHHPLTPMRDPDIVRVLARQTPRPVAGIPLETLHTGPAPVARRLAELRAQGVRHVLFDAVEDDDLDVAAAAVAGLDDLLLTGAAGFATALARPLATETPDRAPPPEGAGLILSGSGSERTRAQVAAYRGPAHRIDVPALVSDAAAVVAAAVAFIGRAGDTPLITATAEPEEVERLQARWGRDRTAALVEDALARIAVAAVGEVGVRRVLVAGGETSGAVAAALGVAVLRVRRVAAPGVAWTTATDRAGRALDLCLKSGNFGGTDFFDDAWEERG is encoded by the coding sequence ATGAGCGTGGAGCTCGGCGTCATCGCCGACGACCTCACCGGTGCCTGCGATGTCGCCGCCGGGGTGCACGGCCTGGGCGTCGAGGCGGAGGTGCGTCTCGGCGTGCCCGATGCGAAGGCACGCCCCCGCGGCCGGGTCGTCATCGTCGCGCTGAAGTCGCGCACCGCCCCCGTCGCCGAGGCCGTGCGCGACAGCGTCGAGTCCGCCCGGGTGCTGCGCGCGTGGGGCGCGGGCCGGCTGTACCTGAAGTACTGCTCCACGTTCGATTCCACCGACGAGGGCAACATCGGCCCGGTCGCCGATGCGCTCCTGGACGTCCTGGGTGAGGACGCGGCATCCGCCGGCACGCCGGCGACCCCCGCTGCCGCGCGGACGATGCACCGCGGTCACCTGTTCGTCGGTGATCGGCTGTTGTCGGAGTCGTCGCTCGCGCACCACCCGCTGACGCCCATGCGCGATCCCGACATCGTCCGCGTGCTCGCGCGTCAGACGCCCCGCCCGGTGGCGGGGATCCCCCTCGAGACCCTGCACACCGGACCCGCGCCCGTCGCCCGGCGTCTCGCGGAACTGCGGGCGCAGGGAGTCCGGCACGTCCTGTTCGACGCGGTGGAGGACGACGATCTGGATGTCGCGGCGGCAGCCGTCGCGGGCCTGGACGACCTCCTCCTGACCGGTGCGGCAGGATTCGCCACCGCCCTCGCGCGACCTCTCGCGACGGAGACACCCGACCGGGCACCGCCGCCGGAGGGCGCCGGACTGATCCTCTCCGGAAGCGGCTCGGAGCGCACCCGAGCTCAGGTGGCGGCCTACCGGGGGCCCGCGCATCGGATCGACGTCCCCGCCCTCGTGTCGGATGCGGCTGCCGTCGTCGCCGCCGCGGTGGCCTTCATCGGCCGCGCCGGTGACACGCCGCTCATCACCGCGACGGCCGAACCCGAGGAGGTCGAACGACTGCAGGCGCGCTGGGGTCGCGACCGCACCGCCGCGCTCGTGGAGGACGCCCTCGCCCGCATCGCGGTCGCTGCGGTCGGAGAGGTGGGCGTGCGGCGGGTCCTCGTCGCCGGTGGCGAGACCTCCGGCGCCGTCGCGGCGGCCCTCGGCGTGGCAGTCCTGCGCGTGCGCCGGGTGGCCGCTCCGGGAGTCGCGTGGACGACCGCGACCGACCGGGCAGGCCGCGCGCTGGACCTGTGCCTCAAGTCGGGCAACTTCGGCGGCACCGACTTCTTCGACGACGCATGGGAGGAACGAGGATGA